The following coding sequences are from one Purpureocillium takamizusanense chromosome 14, complete sequence window:
- a CDS encoding uncharacterized protein (EggNog:ENOG503PI8J) translates to MSPFESLPRDLLRIIVDSVLDDIPTPEDPVVGYNLPLDKTPWLLVRTTLRNLCLTSKTFCEYARKALYRHATVTDGHSMALFLDTLIKNPLLGPSARTFACLVGADATCTTDFPLRTTVAGFLDFSHYLPLKALADVVDSRYVIEEKRKPYRLFMDTLIALLWLMPNVDRTCLPLPVEGGFGQSRATAVFRSLGYGDRPAPPLQNLTYVQIWPHGLPPEDYLDLALYGPVFGALPKLERLELTGDDGDFEAFSDARSESQYAGPIRHLVLQQSSCTPCDVTDICNRLGQLCTLSVTTNAENATYSLYPELDLCYMNCGSGGPRSPSNCLNDGLPLIKDTLTSLHLQLDYNTNVGPLFGPAGKLTSLPTLSRLRMLSIGVLQLYTLSEIMTNDPHRSKLVDLLPASISEFRLHIDAKQQRVNNKTWCCVLLQILEKFAENVRVRLPHLATVILVFYDPSYRAYDSEFATLAADFAQQGVLLSYRESDL, encoded by the coding sequence ATGAGTCCCTTTGAGTCACTCCCACGAGACTTGCTCCGAATCATCGTTGACagcgtgctcgacgacatcccTACCCCTGAGGACCCCGTTGTTGGGTACAATCTGCCGCTGGACAAGACACCATGGCTGCTGGTTCGCACCACTCTGCGAAACCTCTGCCTGACCTCAAAGACATTCTGCGAGTACGCCCGGAAGGCATTGTATCGGCATGCTACAGTAACCGACGGCCATAGCATGGCCCTCTTTCTCGACACACTCATCAAAAATCCGTTACTTGGTCCGTCGGCTAGGACATTTGCGTGCCTCGTCGGAGCGGATGCCACGTGCACAACCGACTTCCCTCTGAGGACAACCGTGGCCGGCTTTCTCGACTTCAGCCACTACCTGCCTCTCAAAGCACTcgccgatgtcgtcgactcCCGATATGTGATAGAAGAGAAGCGCAAGCCCTATCGTCTCTTCATGGACACCCTCATTGCCCTACTCTGGCTCATGCCCAATGTCGATCGCACCTGCTTACCACTCCCAGTGGAGGGGGGCTTCGGCCAGTCTCGCGCCACAGCAGTCTTTCGGTCACTAGGTTATGGTGACCGGCCCGCTCCACCACTCCAGAATCTCACCTACGTCCAGATTTGGCCGCATGGGCTTCCGCCCGAAGACTATTTGGACTTGGCCCTGTACGGTCCAGTTTTTGGCGCGCTGCCCAAACTGGAGAGGCTGGAGCTGACGGGCGATGACGGTGATTTTGAGGCATTCTCAGATGCAAGATCCGAAAGCCAATACGCGGGACCAATCCGGCACCTCGTTTTGCAGCAAAGCTCCTGCACGCCGTGCGATGTCACCGACATCTGCAACCGGTTGGGCCAGTTGTGCACTCTTTCGGTCACGACAAACGCGGAAAACGCCACATATTCGTTGTATCCGGAGCTGGATCTTTGTTACATGAATTGCGGTTCGGGTGGCCCACGATCACCCAGCAACTGCCTCAACGATGGTCTCCCTCTCATCAAGGACACATTGACCAGCCTACATCTCCAACTTGATTACAACACGAACGTCGGCCCTTTATTCGGGCCAGCTGGAAAGCTCACCAGCCTGCCCACACTGTCAAGACTTCGGATGCTCTCCATAGGTGTACTCCAACTCTATACCTTGTCAGAGATCATGACTAACGATCCCCATCGGAGCAAACTTGTCGACCTTCTCCCGGCATCCATCTCAGAATTCAGGCTTCACATTGACGCCAAACAACAGAGAGTCAATAATAAAACCTGGTGCTGTGTTCTGCTGCAGATACTGGAGAAATTTGCGGAGAACGTGAGAGTCAGGTTGCCGCATCTCGCTACGGTTATACTAGTATTCTACGACCCATCCTATAGGGCGTATGACAGCGAGTTCGCCACCCTGGCTGCAGATTTCGCCCAACAAGGCGTTCTGCTTAGTTACCGGGAGTCCGACCTGTAA
- a CDS encoding uncharacterized protein (SECRETED:SignalP(1-16~SECRETED:cutsite=AQA-TV~SECRETED:prob=0.7169)~MEROPS:MER0000336~COG:O~EggNog:ENOG503NU05) → MLLTALTFLAVSLAQATVPYRRASPAPLIQPRGANLVDNTYIVKIKDGASTDSVDGFLSNRSISSVYTYYNALSGFTAVLTAEQLSSLRDHNDVEYVEQDAVVHLDRPKWILSHETEQKNAPWGLARISSLKPGSSTYIFDASSGAGTCSYVVDTGIDITHPDFEGRASFLINTFDNETTDTSGHGTHVAGIIGSRTYGVAKNTTLLGVRVTDDDNGRISAAIAGLDFIYSDAISRACPNGRIVNMSVGYPRSAALNAAASRLVRAGIFVAAGAGNSGEIVSTSPQTEPSVCTVGATAKNDSFASFSNYGPLVSVLAPGVKISSTFLNHTVAVANGTSMASPHVAGLAAYFLGMNMSATGLCQYLAATSISGAIARVPEGTANKLVNNGHR, encoded by the exons ATGCTCTTAACGGCCCTCACCTTCCTAGCCGTTTCGCTTGCACAAGCTACGGTGCCGTATCGACGGGCGTCTCCTGCGCCACTAATACAGCCAAGAGGGGCCAATTTGGTTGATAACACTTATATCGTCAAAATTAAAGACGGTGCTAGCACTGATTCGGTGGACGGATTTCTCTCAAACCGTTCCATCAGCTCCGTATACACCTATTACAATGCACTCAGCGGATTCACGGCCGTTCTAACAGCGGAGCAACTCTCCTCCCTGCGTGACCACAATGAC GTCGAGTATGTGGAACAGGATGCCGTTGTTCATCTTGACCGGCCGAAGTGGATTCTCAGCCACGAAACAGAGCAGAAGAACGCACCTTGGGGTCTCGCACGCATTTCAAGCCTCAAGCCTGGCAGTAGTACCTATATTTTTGACGCCAGCTCAGGGGCTGGCACCTGCTCGTATGTCGTGGACACGGGTATTGATATTACCCATCCG GActtcgagggccgcgccaGCTTTCTCATCAATACTTTCGACAACGAAACAACCGACACATCGGGCCACGGAACCCATGTTGCCGGAATCATCGGGTCTAGGACGTACGGAGTCGCCAAGAATACAACACTCTTAGGCGTTAGAGTCACGGACGACGATAACGGTCGGAT ctcggccgccatTGCTGGACTCGACTTTATCTACTCCGATGCGATTTCTCGCGCCTGCCCCAACGGCAGAATCGTGAACATGTCCGTCGGCTATCCGCGGTCGGCTGCTCTCAAtgctgccgcctcgaggctcgTCCGCGCTGGCATCTTCGTTGCGGCAGGAGCAGGCAACTCCGGAGAGATCGTTTCCACATCCCCGCAGACGGAGCCCAGTGTTTGCACGGTTGGAGCAACTGCCAAAAACGATTCCTTCGCTAGTTTCTCCAATTATGGTCCACTTGTCAGCGTTCTTGCTCCTGGGGTTAAAATATCCAGCACCTTTCTGAATCACACTGTTGCCGTCGCGAACGGTACATCGATGGCCAGCCCACATGTGGCTGGTCTTGCAGCATACTTTCTTGGCATGAATATGAGCGCCACTGGGTTATGCCAGTATCTCGCGGCAACCTCGATTAGTGGGGCTATTGCACGAGTCCCAGAGGGTACTGCTAACAAACTGGTCAATAACGGGCATAGATAG
- a CDS encoding uncharacterized protein (EggNog:ENOG503NVC0~TransMembrane:13 (n2-13c20/21o30-47i141-162o174-193i205-222o273-292i356-382o394-425i757-779o807-830i837-854o887-918i939-958o987-1010i)~COG:Q), with product MLLSLYFSVTILLDIANVRSLFLRQGLDAVGAVSAAALAFKILMLALEEVSKQSPATSKVSQELSSGFWNRSVFWWLRSTFHQGFTAFLQVDDLPTLDRGLDTARLGAKLEKSWHSADKAGKYCLAVATWNAFKTTFWSAVLPRLCFTGFSFAQPFLINTIIDFIGSPRPEHSRGIIGGLIGASALVYFGIAFSRCHYMHHTYRLITAVRGGMVTLIFAKVLDLDVATANESAAVTLMSTDIDGIAAGLQKIHDIWASTIEMGLGIYLLQRQVGAACFLILIPGVLSSFATARVARGMGPARALWNSKVQERVITTSATLSQIKGIKMMGLSDRVSTLIQSLRVVELDSSKAFRLFFVWMNMIANLSDQLTPIVIIAAAVFWTKGGQGLSIAEAFTSLSIVTLVSTPIVNIIAAYPTFVAGLACFGRIQAFMLGTQRIEYRSLPPSSEASTLKADTHGDDVELSVVQRGDTVCDWASSSEAAPAIQIQKASFTLKNSEDAILNNINMTFWPSKLMMIVGPVGSGKSTLLKAILGEARLLSGHVRLVSGSVAYCDQTAWLRLGSVRDNIVGPNTFDKKWYATVLRACALEKDMTQLQDADMTSVGSGGNALSGGQKQRVSLARAVYSRSPIMLLDNVFSALDQQTSRDVFARLLGPDGLLRKEGTTVVMATHALEYLSSADTVVALDQKGSIVKQLASRDMYLSKEYVEALKQDGEGTETDNIGETSSRDGTSRKASAKQPSTPELIKKVGDLSLYKFYLQSCGVFIFIIWLVLAAGYIFSGKLPQIWLRIWTEHGTTNHPDAYFGGYLAFGLICTLFSGACVYFFMIVAVPKSAQHLHWLLLQAVLAAPLWFFTSTDTSSVLNRFSQDMTLVDQVLPMSVFTTTFDVYNVIAGAALIASGATYVAAIIPVCVVAIYFIQKFYLRTSRQMRHLDLEAKSPLYRLFTETATGIITVRAFGWKRDMAEDNLRLLEESQKPYYTMYCIQRWLNVVLDILVAAIAIALVGFALGFSNTATKGSIGLALVNVMEFNQSLSMLINSWTGLETSLGAIARLKSFIAETKTEGLGIEDKLPPTDWPRRGAIQLRHVTAKYNAEDAQSQPAIRNVDLNILAGQRVAIIGRTGSGKSSLLLTLLHLLDVETGQITIDGLDLSRIPRQALRSTIVAIPQDAVELPGSVRENLTWFDAGAASESSSVMDKAMQQALSRVGLWDMVSQRGGLGSNLNDVGLSAGQKQLFSLARALLEVRKRKCSGSGGGGIVLMDEPTSSVDQETDAKVRSIVAEEFGGYTILIASHRLDATRDADVVVQVEGGSVVQVVAQ from the exons ATGCTTCTGAGTCTATACTTCTCAGTCACCATTCTCCTCGACATTGCCAATGTACGCTCGCTTTTTCTCCGGCagggcctcgatgccgtcggagccgtcagcgccgcggcgttggcgttcAAGATCCTCATGCTTGCCCTTGAAGAAGTTTCCAAGCAAAGTCCAGCTACATCGAAAGTGTCTCAAGAATTGTCTAGCGGGTTCTGGAACCGATCCGTCTTTTGGTGGCTACGGTCGACCTTTCACCAGGGCTTTACGGCGTTCCTCCAGGTGGACGATTTGCCCACGCTAGACCGGGGGCTAGACACGGCAAGATTAGGTGCGAAGTTAGAGAAATCATGGCATTCGG CTGACAAGGCTGGCAAATACTGTCTTGCGGTAGCCACGTGGAACGCGTTCAAGACCACGTTTTGGAGCGCCGTGCTCCCGAGACTTTGTTTCACTGGCTTCAGCTTTGCGCAACCATTCCTGATCAACACGATCATAGACTTCATAGGCTCTCCCAGGCCGGAGCATTCCCGTGGCATCATAGGGGGGCTTATTGGGGCATCGGCTTTGGTGTATTTCGGTATTGCA TTCTCACGATGCCACTACATGCACCACACTTATCGCCTAATCACGGCGGTTCGCGGGGGTATGGTGACGCTAATATTCGCCAAGGTCTTGGATTTGGATGTTGCCACGGCCAACGAGTCCGCAGCGGTCACACTGATGAGTACCGACATCGACGGAATTGCTGCCGGGCTGCAAAAGATCCACGATATTTGGGCTAGCACCATTGAAATGGGGTTGGGCATCTATCTCTTACAGCGACAAGTCGGCGCGGCCTGCTTCTTGATCCTGATCCCCGGCGTCC TGTCCAGTTTCGCGACTGCTAGAGTTGCCCGTGGCATGGGCCCAGCCAGAGCTCTCTGGAATTCGAAGGTGCAGGAGCGTGTCATAACTACGTCGGCCACTCTCAGCCAGATCAAGGGCATCAAAATGATGGGACTCTCCGATCGTGTCTCGACGCTGATTCAGTCGCTTCGGGTTGTAGAACTGGATTCTTCCAAGGCGTTTCGTTTGTTCTTCGTTTGGATGAACATGATAG CCAATTTGTCTGACCAATTGACGCCAATTGTCATCATTGCCGCAGCTGTCTTCTGGACCAAAGGTGGCCAAGGTCTGAGCATTGCAGAAGCTTTCACGTCACTCTCGATTGTTACCCTTGTCTCAACCCCTATTGTCAATATTATTGCAGCTTATCCTACCTTCGTTGCTGGTCTCGCGTGCTTTGGGCGTATCCAAGCTTTTATGCTCGGCACCCAGAGGATCGAGTATCGGTCCCTGCCGCCTTCGTCAGAGGCCAGCACGCTCAAGGCAGATACTcatggcgacgatgtcgaATTAAGCGTGGTACAACGGGGGGATACGGTGTGCGActgggcatcatcatcagaaGCAGCACCAGCCATTCAGATACAGAAGGCCTCTTTCACCTTGAAAAATAGCGAAGACGCCATCCTCAACAACATAAATATGACCTTCTGGCCATCCAAGCTCATGATGATCGTCGGCCCAGTCGGCTCAGGCAAATCGACACTTCTCAAAGCTATACTGGGCGAAGCACGACTGCTGAGCGGCCATGTTCGCCTTGTCAGCGGCTCAGTTGCATACTGCGACCAGACAGCATGGTTGAGGTTGGGCTCCGTGCGTGACAATATCGTGGGACCGAATACGTTTGACAAAAAGTGGTATGCAACGGTTCTTCGTGCGTGTGCCTTGGAAAAGGACATGACACAACTTCAAGATGCGGATATGACCTCTGTTGGAAGCGGCGGGAACGCCCTCAGCGGAGGCCAGAAGCAGAGAGTG AGCCTGGCACGAGCTGTCTACTCTCGCTCCCCGATCATGCTGCTCGATAACGTCTTTAGCGCTCTCGATCAGCAGACGTCCCGCGACGTCTTCGCTCGCCTGTTGGGGCCCGATGGTCTACTCCGAAAAGAGGGAACAACTGTGGTAATGGCCACGCACGCAT TGGAGtacttgtcgtcggcggacaCGGTTGTCGCCCTTGATCAGAAAGGCTCAATAGTCAAGCAATTGGCTTCCCGCGACATGTACCTTAGTAAAGAATATGTGGAGGCCCTAAAACAAGATGGTGAGGGAACAGAGACCGATAATATAGGGGAGACATCTTCAAGGGACGGGACATCCAGAAAGGCCTCCGCCAAGCAGCCATCCACCCCGGAACTGATAAAAAAGGTCGGAGACCTGAGCTTGTACAAGTTTTACTTGCAATCCTGTGGTGTTTTTATTTTTATCATTTGGCTGGTTCTCGCCGCAGGATACATCTTTTCTGGAAAGTTGCCAC AAATTTGGTTGAGGATTTGGACCGAGCATGGGACTACGAATCACCCCGACGCCTACTTTGGAGGCTACTTGGCCTTTGGCTTGATCTGCACGCTCTTCTCGGGGGCTTGTGTATA CTTCTTCATGATTGTCGCTGTACCAAAATCGGCACAGCATCTCCACTGGCTTCTACTTCAGGCCGTCCTAGC AGCGCCTCTGTGGTTCTTCACATCGACCGATACTAGCAGTGTTCTGAACCG ATTCAGCCAAGACATGACGCTGGTGGACCAGGTCCTTCCCATGTCTGTCTTCACAACAACCTTCG ACGTGTACAATGTTATTGCAGGTGCAGCGTTGATTGCATCTGGTGCAACTTACGTCGCTGCCATTATCCCCGTTTGTGTCGTGGCCATTTACTTTATCCAGAAATTCTACCTTCGCACCTCGCGTCAAATGCGACACCTAGATCTGGAGGCCAAGTCGCCGCTATACCGTCTCTTCACCGAGACAGCCACTGGCATCATTACCGTGCGCGCCTTTGGGTGGAAGAGGGACATGGCCGAAGACAATCTACGGCTTCTTGAAGAATCCCAAAAGCCATATTACACGAT GTACTGCATCCAGCGCTGGCTGAATGTTGTTCTCGACATCTTGGTGGCGGCCATCGCtatcgccctcgtcggcttTGCACTGGGCTTCTCCAACACTGCTACTAAGGGCTCCATTGGACTGGCCCTAGTCAACGTGATGGAGTTTAACCAGAGCCTTTCGATGCTCATCAACTCCTGGACAGGTCTAGAGACGTCGCTAGGCGCCATCGCGCGGCTTAAGAGTTTCATCGCCGAGACCAAGACGGAAGGTTTGGGAATTGAAGATAAATTGCCGCCCACCGactggcctcggcggggCGCAATCCAATTGAGGCATGTCACGGCCAAGTATAA TGCTGAAGACGCTCAATCTCAGCCTGCTATCCGGAACGTGGACTTGAATATCCTTGCAGGCCAAAGGGTAGCCATCATCGGCCGCACTGGGAGCGGCAAGTCGTCTCTCCTTCTGACGTTGTTGCACTTGCTCGATGTGGAGACGGGCCAAATCACAATTGACGGCCTGGACTTGTCGCGCATTCCCCGGCAGGCGCTTCGTTCGACCATTGTGGCGATCCCTcaagacgccgtcgagcttccAGGCTCAGTGCGCGAGAACCTCACCTGGTTCGACGCGGGAGCGGCTTCCGAGAGCAGTAGTGTCATGGACAAGGCCATGCAGCAGGCGCTGAGCCGTGTCGGCCTCTGGGACATGGTGAGCCAGCGGGGTGGGCTGGGAAGCAACCTGAACGACGTGGGCCTCTCAGCCGGACAGAAGCAGCTGTTCTCTCTGGCGCGGGCCCTGCTAGAGGTGCGGAAGAGGAAGTGTTCCGGTAGTGGTGGGGGTGGCATCGTCCTGATGGATgagccgacgagcagcgtggACCAGGAGACTGACGCAAAAGTTCGCAGCATTGTAGCGGAGGAGTTTGGAGGCTACACTATCCTTATTGCGAGTCATAGGTTGGACGCGACGAGGGATGCAGATGTGGTAGTTCAGGTAGAGGGCGGCAGTGTGGTGCAGGTAGTTGCACAATGA
- a CDS encoding uncharacterized protein (COG:S~EggNog:ENOG503P2K4~TransMembrane:1 (o48-68i)), translated as MSDTEDEQVLLDDNSSDSEERGDLRASLGSVKTYKERLSLTKKSCPELVLLNTVILLANIAVLTYLMAKVLPQKELIYSPLHSVISYQIQDFVTDEDHLWTGPPNPETDSNWHNLLLGKLKV; from the exons ATGTCGGACACGGAAGACGAACAGGTCCTCTTGGACGACAATTCCTCTGACAGCGAAGAGCGTGGTGATCTGAGAGCATCACTAGGCAGTGTCAAGACCTACAAGGAGAGGCTGTCGCTCACAAAAAAATCCTGCCCCGAGCTTGTGCTGCTCAACACTGTGATCCTTCTTGCCAACATTGCCGTGCTCACATACCTCATGGCCAAAGTCTTACCTCAGAAAGAGCTCATATACT CTCCGCTACACAGCGTCATCTCCTATCAGATACAAGATTTCGTAACAGACGAGGATCATCTCTGGACCGGCCCCCCCAACCCCGAGACCGATTCCAACTGGCACAACTTGCTGCTGGGTAAGCTCAAAGTTTGA
- a CDS encoding uncharacterized protein (TransMembrane:1 (i33-52o)~EggNog:ENOG503P7U7), producing the protein MGLLPSFKQKYVPLLNSSLLGNSQQPKSPLKRWILIVLFAWWNVILVGWGLYCFKAYINSKNPAIVPVSCDCGATIEEAVSKGCKYDALSVSWLPPQCRDDELTFEFNKAGPGGEWLYWADRNMTQPLTLNKIGALADKPIQDAQFWTTFGWHISHCSFYWRKEHRMRDRGVEVEHRYDRESHIKHCHTAFMARTPLNETNTKAAVGLGGDKVGGVRTEEQTKHEHVHNGHEGEHHD; encoded by the coding sequence ATGGGTCTCCTGCCCAGCTTCAAGCAAAAATATGTACCACTTCTCAACAGCTCTTTGCTTGGCAACTCTCAGCAACCAAAGTCTCCTCTGAAACGTTGGATCCTCATTGTTCTCTTTGCTTGGTGGAATGTCATACTTGTCGGCTGGGGCCTCTACTGCTTCAAGGCATACATCAACTCGAAAAATCCCGCCATAGTACCCGTGTCGTGCGACTGCGGCGCGACTATCGAAGAAGCCGTCTCAAAGGGCTGCAAGTACGATGCTCTCTCGGTTtcgtggctgccgccgcagtgCCGTGATGATGAACTCACGTTTGAGTTCAACAAAGCtgggcccggcggcgagtggCTCTACTGGGCGGACCGGAACATGACCCAGCCATTGACGCTCAATAAAATTGGGGCTTTGGCTGATAAGCCCATCCAAGATGCGCAATTTTGGACTACATTTGGTTGGCATATCAGCCATTGCTCTTTCTACTGGAGGAAGGAACATAGGATGAGGGACAGAGGTGTGGAGGTTGAGCACCGGTATGATCGGGAGAGTCACATCAAGCACTGCCACACGGCGTTTATGGCAAGAACTCCGTTGAACGAGACCAATACCAAGGCGGCTGTGGGCTTAGGAGGAGACAAAGTCGGCGGAGTCAGGACGGAAGAGCAGACAAAACATGAGCATGTGCACAATGGGCACGAAGGAGAGCATCACGACTGA
- a CDS encoding uncharacterized protein (SECRETED:SignalP(1-15~SECRETED:cutsite=VAA-IP~SECRETED:prob=0.4739)), with protein sequence MHLKVLLWCAVTVAAIPTSKIEGATSAKRKEIETESALYPVTWPSKKDESHTEGALYPVTWPSKRNEEGVEGTLYPVTWPSKKSEAKTEGALYPVTWPGK encoded by the coding sequence ATGCATCTCAAGGTTCTTCTCTGGtgcgccgtcaccgtcgctGCTATCCCGACTTCCAAGATCGAGGGTGCTACCTCGGCCAAGCGCAAAGAAATCGAGACCGAAAGCGCACTCTATCCTGTCACATGGCCATCCAAGAAGGACGAGTCTCATACCGAGGGCGCCCTATATCCCGTTACTTGGCCCTCCAAGAGGAacgaggagggcgtcgaaGGCACTCTTTATCCTGTCACTTGGCCATCCAAGAAGAGTGAGGCCAAAACTGAGGGTGCGCTCTACCCTGTCACGTGGCCTGGCAAGTAG
- a CDS encoding uncharacterized protein (COG:S~EggNog:ENOG503P3CI), which produces MDAEATLQKSATLDLMDADSTVMDSTPSNAGLQNDVADYDTASDEGVDDDELGPKTPKKPFDPRRCLFCKSYAVGFNESLEHMTKKHSFLIPNESKLIVDPEIFIEYLYLVVFGYFECLYCGSPRQTLQAAQQHMVGKGHCKIDIDKEDSEYRDFYQVEFGSTFDQARDLMTTVVHEREESVRLASGKVLARRTPGRGKADRVRILQTPQEPGQSASRHTSMDINEVPGEIPSTNTKRLAKREAALQMQLASLRATDRMGLMHLPTWKQRAVVMESKKQVEKARDQANKMLLQIQLKANKTLKG; this is translated from the coding sequence ATGGACGCTGAGGCAACATTGCAGAAGTCCGCGACACTCGACCTTATGGACGCAGACTCGACTGTGATGGACTCGACACCGAGTAATGCGGGGCTGCAAAACGACGTCGCAGACTACGACACTGCCTCCGATgaaggcgtcgacgatgacgaatTGGGACCAAAGACACCAAAAAAGCCGTTCGACCCTCGGCGATGTCTCTTCTGCAAATCTTACGCTGTCGGCTTTAATGAAAGCCTCGAGCACATGACCAAGAAGCACAGCTTTCTCATTCCAAACGAGAGCAAATTGATAGTCGACCCCGAAATCTTCATTGAGTACCTCTACCTCGTGGTATTTGGCTACTTTGAATGCCTGTACTGTGGTTCTCCACGACAGACTTTGCaagcggcgcagcagcacatgGTGGGGAAAGGCCATTGCAAGATTGACATCGACAAGGAAGACTCTGAGTACCGCGATTTCTACCAGGTAGAGTTTGGAAGCACTTTCGACCAAGCACGGGACCTAATGACCACGGTCGTGCACGAGAGGGAAGAGTCGGTCCGCTTGGCTTCGGGGAAAGTCTTGGCTCGCCGGACGCCGGGGCGAGGGAAGGCCGATCGCGTAAGGATACTACAGACACCACAAGAGCCAGGGCAATCGGCGTCCCGGCACACGAGCATGGATATAAATGAGGTTCCGGGCGAAATACCCAGCACCAACACTAAAAGACTTGCAAAAAGGGAAGCGGCTCTCCAGATGCAGCTGGCGAGTCTACGAGCCACGGATAGAATGGGCTTAATGCATTTGCCAACGTGGAAACAGAGGGCTGTGGTGATGGAGAGCAAGAAGCAGGTGGAGAAGGCCAGGGATCAGGCAAACAAGATGCTGCTCCAGATCCAGCTCAAGGCTAACAAAACACTCAAAGGCTGA
- a CDS encoding uncharacterized protein (CAZy:CE4~EggNog:ENOG503NVA5~COG:G), with protein MKCSQFPMHCLRHVIQEFNMGKKRVLVSYGVDVDAVAGWLGSYGGEDSSNDISRGYFAGTIGTQRVLKLFAKYNITATWFIPGHSLESFPEDMAAVRDAGHEIGLHGYSHENPTDMTIDQQREILDKTYHILTSFAGKPPRGSVAPWWETSKEGAQLLLDYGIEYDHSMGHTDCQAYYLRVGDTWTPIDYKEKPEKWMKPLVKGQDTGLVEIPSNWYLDDLPPMMFIKKAPNSHGFVNARDVEDIWRDHFDYFYREHDEFIFPMTIHPDVSGRPHAILMHERLIEYMKKHDGVEFVTMAEICDDFKRKNRPAEGVIMPATPGSMLRI; from the exons ATGAAGTGCAGTCAATTTCCAATGCATTGCCTCAGACACGTCATCCAGGAATTCAACATGGGCAAAAAGCGCGTCCTCGTTAGCTATGGCGTtgatgtcgacgccgtggctggctggctcggtTCATACGGCGGGGAGGATTCCTCGAATGATATAAGCAGAG GCTACTTTGCTGGAACAATTGGGACGCAGAGAGTGCTCAAATTGTTTGCCAAATATAACATCACGGCGACCTGGTTTATCCCAGGTCACAGCCTTGAGTCTTTTCCCGAGGATATGGCTGCTGTTCGTGACGCTGGGCACGAGATCGGCCTTCACGGTTATTCCCACGAGAACCCAACCGATATGACGATCGACCAGCAGCGTGAAATCCTGGATAAGACCTACCACATACTTACTTCCTTCGCAGGCAAGCCTCCTCGAGGCAGCGTTGCGCCCTGGTGGGAGACGAGTAAGGAAGGCGCCCAGTTACTATTGGACTACGGCATAGAGTATGATCACAGCATGGGTCACACCGACTGTCAGGCTTACTACTTGAGAGTCGGGGACACTTGGACGCCAATAGACTATAAAGAGAAACCCGAGAAGTGGATGAAGCCTCTCGTCAAGGGCCAGGACACTGGCCTGGTGGAGATTCCAAGTAATTGGTACCTCGATGATCTTCCACCAATGATGTTCATCAAGAAGGCACCTAATAGCCACGGTTTTGTCAACGCGCGAGACGTTGAAGATATCTGGCGCGATCATTTTGACTACTTTTACCGCGAGCATGACGAGTTCATCTTTCCGATGACGATACATCCGGACGTCTCGGGACGACCGCATGCTATTCTCATGCATGAAAGATTGATCGAATATATGAAGAAGCATGATGGGGTTGAGTTTGTCACTATGGCCGAGATATGCGATGACTTCAAACGCAAGAACCGGCCGGCTGAGGGAGTGATAATGCCGGCAACACCTGGTTCCATGTTGAGAATATGA